One genomic segment of Alkalimarinus alittae includes these proteins:
- the recC gene encoding exodeoxyribonuclease V subunit gamma, protein MLNFYPGNRMEDLVTLLSRLLEIPSDDPLSEDTVVVQNQGMHHWLSLELASRRGVVMNTRYPLPGNFFWGLINTILADESLPDKTPYSREILIWAIYESLGADSFFNDPSCAEANHYWFDAANQKEDALKRFQLSRELADLFEQYLIYRPEWISLWASDGGRAASEANASDLIAHHWQGTLWTHLHKRLGDPPLSLIEKAIAKLATSSQPLPKRIFIFGINALPPVWMDFIKVIASYTDVHFFMLNPSDEYWGDIRSEKTLIRERAKWLEKGQPLSAIFDEIGNPLLANLGQQGQECLKLLCDRTDTEIPLFYSAGRDTLLQRVQDDILTLSDKRTKQPDSASEQPEEGDSSIVVASAHSALREIQVLHDWLLMQFKHDSTLTPKDVLVMSPQVENYAPYIDSVFKRGRSFDTEVDPQLPCSIADRTLNDLEPVIQAFIELLTLPDSRFQVSQILGYLRIPAVQSRFGLEPSDVELYTHWLSVAAIHWGLDREHKAGFTGVKRSNERFTWKQGLDRLIIGFAQADSEQIYEGADGIQMLTLPWVEGSYADKLGRLLGLIENLQYYAKQLTQERTPADWQHFLIRLIESTFEEAGEDASGYQIIIKAINTLVENAVAANFSGKLSLPVVSAYLNNCFSQPQQGQSFMTGQITFCSMIPMRSVPFKIIAILGLNDGDFPRQRQPMGFDLLAESPPRLGDRSRRGDDRYLFLEALISARDKLYLSYQGSDIKNNQERQPSLLVKELIDYLDAGYGWNSNKQIQRHPLQPFSHKNYQSPFFGFNGSWLSLGDGREPRDNLTPIPYKSQPAEAANAKQVEGDVSTDDDALIAIDVERLVSFFDNPSRAMGIERLKLYLNAAVAEMPEDAEPFTTNFLDRYIIQSELIDSSIDGDDLDQRIHHELLRGNLPDTPRTALELAEWKAQAEVFSAALKNMIDQPMERISISVVIGDYQISGTCWLSGSTVIFWRPADPKGKDLVRMRLFHLLVSLASQRGDFPLIESTKGLYRDQKNEGYQILEFGLIEDPQAELEKWLAEREEGLISPRLINAELARKIFEKRRAGKVFAASDFDGIWCDSFNQRGLSYDAYIQWFWQQKPEWPGIWEQAIVDLYSPLFDSLQEHQP, encoded by the coding sequence ATGTTGAATTTCTACCCAGGTAACCGAATGGAAGACCTGGTGACATTGTTAAGTCGATTATTAGAAATCCCTTCTGATGACCCTTTGTCTGAAGATACTGTTGTTGTGCAAAACCAGGGTATGCATCACTGGCTATCGCTTGAGTTAGCCAGCCGTAGAGGGGTCGTAATGAATACCCGTTATCCGCTACCGGGTAACTTTTTCTGGGGATTAATTAATACCATTTTAGCGGACGAATCCTTACCTGATAAAACACCCTATAGCCGTGAAATCCTTATTTGGGCTATTTATGAGTCACTAGGGGCTGATTCGTTTTTTAATGATCCTAGCTGTGCTGAGGCTAATCATTACTGGTTTGATGCAGCGAATCAGAAAGAGGACGCGTTAAAGCGCTTTCAGTTATCAAGAGAGTTAGCTGACCTTTTTGAACAATATTTAATTTATCGACCTGAGTGGATATCATTGTGGGCGTCGGACGGTGGGCGTGCGGCTAGTGAGGCTAATGCAAGTGACCTTATAGCTCATCACTGGCAAGGCACGCTATGGACACATTTACATAAGCGCCTAGGGGATCCTCCGTTATCTTTAATAGAAAAAGCCATCGCAAAATTAGCAACAAGTTCTCAGCCATTACCAAAACGTATATTTATTTTTGGCATTAACGCGTTGCCTCCGGTATGGATGGACTTTATTAAGGTTATTGCATCCTATACGGATGTTCATTTTTTTATGCTTAATCCCTCTGATGAATATTGGGGTGATATAAGAAGTGAAAAAACGCTCATTCGCGAGCGTGCCAAGTGGCTTGAAAAAGGGCAGCCTTTATCTGCGATTTTCGATGAAATCGGTAATCCCTTACTGGCGAATCTTGGTCAACAAGGTCAAGAATGTTTAAAGCTGTTATGCGATCGTACAGATACAGAAATACCACTATTTTATAGCGCAGGTCGCGATACGTTATTACAACGTGTGCAGGATGACATTCTTACTTTGTCTGATAAGCGCACTAAACAGCCAGATAGCGCCAGTGAGCAACCTGAAGAAGGCGACTCAAGTATCGTCGTCGCCTCTGCACATAGCGCACTACGAGAAATACAGGTGCTACATGATTGGCTGTTGATGCAGTTTAAGCACGACAGCACGCTGACCCCTAAAGATGTGCTGGTGATGAGTCCTCAAGTAGAAAACTATGCACCCTATATCGACTCAGTATTTAAACGAGGGCGATCATTTGATACTGAAGTCGATCCACAGCTGCCATGCTCAATTGCTGATCGAACGCTTAATGATTTAGAACCAGTTATTCAGGCATTTATTGAGCTATTAACATTACCGGATAGCCGCTTTCAGGTGAGTCAAATTCTGGGGTATTTACGCATACCTGCGGTACAAAGCCGGTTTGGCTTAGAGCCTTCAGATGTTGAGCTTTATACCCACTGGCTATCTGTTGCGGCTATTCATTGGGGCTTAGACCGAGAGCATAAAGCGGGGTTTACTGGTGTTAAGCGTAGTAATGAACGGTTTACTTGGAAACAAGGATTAGATCGCCTCATTATCGGCTTTGCGCAAGCCGACAGTGAGCAAATCTATGAAGGGGCTGATGGCATTCAGATGCTAACACTGCCTTGGGTTGAGGGGAGCTACGCTGATAAACTCGGAAGGCTATTGGGGTTGATAGAAAATCTCCAATATTATGCAAAGCAACTGACACAAGAGCGAACGCCTGCTGATTGGCAACACTTTTTGATCCGTTTGATAGAAAGCACGTTTGAAGAGGCAGGCGAAGATGCCAGCGGTTATCAAATTATTATTAAAGCGATTAATACCCTGGTAGAAAATGCGGTTGCAGCCAACTTTAGTGGAAAATTATCGTTACCAGTCGTCTCTGCTTACTTAAACAACTGCTTTAGTCAGCCGCAACAAGGTCAAAGCTTTATGACCGGGCAAATTACTTTTTGCTCTATGATTCCGATGCGAAGCGTACCGTTTAAAATTATTGCCATTTTAGGCTTAAACGATGGTGACTTCCCTCGTCAACGACAACCCATGGGGTTTGACTTACTTGCTGAATCACCGCCACGTTTAGGTGATAGGTCGCGTAGGGGGGATGATCGTTATCTTTTTCTTGAGGCGCTAATATCTGCACGCGATAAGCTCTACTTAAGTTATCAGGGCAGTGATATTAAAAATAACCAAGAACGACAACCATCACTCTTAGTTAAAGAGCTTATAGATTACCTAGACGCGGGTTACGGTTGGAATTCCAATAAGCAAATACAGCGTCATCCGCTTCAACCTTTTAGTCATAAAAACTATCAGTCGCCATTCTTTGGCTTTAACGGCAGTTGGCTATCGCTAGGGGATGGGCGTGAGCCCCGTGATAATTTAACGCCCATACCTTATAAGTCACAACCTGCTGAAGCAGCTAATGCAAAGCAGGTTGAAGGTGACGTATCAACAGACGATGACGCGTTGATAGCGATTGATGTAGAGCGACTGGTTTCATTTTTTGATAACCCGTCACGGGCGATGGGGATAGAGCGATTGAAACTCTATCTCAATGCCGCAGTCGCTGAAATGCCTGAGGACGCAGAGCCATTTACAACTAACTTTTTAGATCGCTATATTATCCAGTCGGAGCTTATTGATAGCAGTATTGATGGAGACGATTTAGATCAGCGAATTCACCACGAGTTGCTTAGGGGGAATCTGCCTGATACACCCCGTACGGCGTTAGAATTGGCTGAATGGAAAGCGCAGGCAGAGGTTTTCTCAGCAGCACTAAAAAACATGATAGACCAACCGATGGAGCGAATAAGTATATCGGTGGTGATTGGAGACTACCAAATTTCTGGCACTTGTTGGTTAAGCGGTTCAACCGTTATATTCTGGCGGCCTGCTGACCCTAAAGGTAAAGATTTAGTGCGGATGCGGTTGTTTCATCTTTTAGTCTCGCTGGCTTCTCAGCGGGGAGATTTTCCATTGATAGAATCCACTAAAGGTTTATACCGTGATCAAAAAAATGAAGGTTACCAAATACTTGAATTTGGCTTGATTGAAGACCCCCAAGCAGAGCTTGAAAAATGGCTGGCAGAGCGAGAAGAGGGGCTTATTTCCCCTCGATTGATCAATGCAGAATTGGCAAGAAAAATTTTTGAAAAGCGACGGGCAGGCAAAGTATTCGCGGCTTCTGACTTTGATGGTATTTGGTGCGATAGCTTTAATCAACGAGGGCTTTCGTACGATGCCTACATACAATGGTTTTGGCAGCAAAAACCTGAATGGCCTGGTATATGGGAGCAAGCAATCGTTGACCTTTATAGTCCCTTGTTTGATTCATTACAGGAGCATCAACCGTGA
- a CDS encoding immunity 22 family protein, translated as MESKKSSVAKGHDFSKKNKVSVWVSQHPYADIPDEYFEETFSKKNTRATNTWSDNYNLAYFVVENMETNGAETGTIQVKNAAGHCSFSTSYIETLMSKAKKKKIDDITWIILLFDCEFSPKLSGVEKDQYTTFLGAFNYDVEADNLYEVD; from the coding sequence GTGGAGTCAAAGAAAAGTAGCGTTGCTAAAGGGCATGATTTCTCAAAGAAAAATAAAGTATCCGTTTGGGTATCGCAGCACCCTTATGCAGATATTCCTGATGAGTATTTTGAAGAAACATTTAGCAAGAAGAACACCCGCGCAACCAATACGTGGTCAGATAACTATAATCTGGCTTATTTTGTTGTTGAAAACATGGAAACCAATGGGGCTGAAACCGGTACAATCCAAGTGAAAAACGCCGCTGGGCATTGCTCATTTTCAACTTCGTATATCGAAACGCTGATGAGTAAAGCCAAAAAGAAAAAAATTGACGATATTACTTGGATCATTTTATTGTTTGATTGTGAGTTTAGCCCTAAATTATCGGGTGTTGAAAAAGATCAATACACTACGTTTTTGGGTGCCTTTAATTATGATGTCGAAGCGGATAATCTATATGAGGTTGACTAG
- a CDS encoding pseudouridine synthase produces the protein MQPQADPFIVPICKESIEILFEDEHLLLINKPTGLLSLSGKHPANIDSVHYRLVKDYPTATMVHRLDFGTSGLLIIALNKVANAHLTKQFQARTVIKSYTAVLHGHVKDDVGSIDIPMIKDKENFPLQKVCYVTGKSAQSDYHVIERSARPQTTSVIFKPITGRTHQLRVHSRELGHPILGCDLYATDEAFFMADRLMLHATHIEFDHPVSGERVNACCPSPF, from the coding sequence ATGCAGCCTCAGGCAGACCCGTTTATAGTTCCTATTTGTAAAGAATCGATTGAAATCCTCTTCGAGGATGAACATCTTCTGCTTATTAATAAGCCCACAGGTTTGTTAAGCCTTTCGGGAAAGCATCCCGCTAATATTGATTCAGTTCATTATCGTTTAGTTAAAGATTACCCTACAGCTACGATGGTTCATCGGTTAGATTTTGGCACCTCTGGCTTGCTAATTATTGCCTTAAATAAAGTCGCTAATGCCCATTTAACAAAACAGTTTCAGGCTCGTACCGTAATAAAATCTTATACAGCGGTGTTACATGGGCATGTTAAAGATGATGTGGGTTCGATTGATATACCGATGATAAAAGATAAAGAAAACTTCCCCCTTCAAAAGGTATGTTATGTTACGGGGAAATCGGCACAAAGTGATTATCACGTTATTGAAAGGTCAGCTCGTCCGCAAACGACAAGCGTTATATTTAAGCCTATAACAGGGCGAACACATCAATTGCGCGTTCATAGCAGAGAGTTGGGGCACCCTATACTGGGGTGCGACTTATATGCGACAGATGAAGCTTTCTTTATGGCGGATCGGCTAATGTTACATGCCACCCATATTGAATTTGATCATCCAGTATCAGGGGAAAGGGTTAATGCTTGTTGCCCGAGTCCTTTTTAG
- a CDS encoding PEP-CTERM sorting domain-containing protein — protein MKLRSILIGGILSVVSTATLAAPISIDSYDIQNANVSGYGNWSHSYDGIISPLAGSVANYSDGSGTLNDGVIGSNKDNTQLFSTGDNASIDLFLGTSSTLSSLSLFSFNGSSNGIPGNITGLNVTINGITEYFLTSGFGTSINRHSNPHEYIDLSGSALSGLTADVVTLSGFTTVNPFAEYYSISEIQIEGMASQVPEPGSLALLLAGVAGISASRKLKKA, from the coding sequence ATGAAATTAAGAAGTATTCTTATTGGTGGTATCTTAAGTGTAGTGTCAACGGCTACTTTAGCAGCGCCTATCTCAATCGACTCTTATGATATTCAGAATGCGAATGTAAGTGGCTATGGAAACTGGAGTCACTCATACGACGGAATTATTTCACCTCTTGCAGGAAGTGTTGCTAATTACAGTGACGGTTCTGGTACTTTGAATGATGGCGTAATTGGATCAAATAAAGACAATACTCAATTATTTTCTACTGGCGATAATGCTTCAATAGATTTATTTTTAGGTACGAGTTCTACGCTTTCTTCGCTTTCGTTGTTTAGCTTTAATGGTTCTTCAAATGGTATTCCTGGAAACATCACAGGCCTTAATGTCACTATTAACGGCATTACTGAGTATTTTTTAACCTCTGGTTTTGGTACTTCAATCAATCGCCACTCAAACCCTCATGAGTATATTGATTTGTCTGGATCAGCGTTGTCTGGCTTAACTGCAGATGTGGTTACGCTGTCTGGTTTTACTACTGTAAACCCATTTGCTGAGTATTATTCAATTTCTGAAATTCAGATTGAAGGGATGGCTTCACAGGTTCCAGAGCCTGGTAGTTTGGCATTGTTGCTTGCTGGTGTAGCGGGTATTAGTGCTTCTCGTAAATTGAAAAAAGCTTAA
- a CDS encoding DUF1428 domain-containing protein, translated as MTYIDGFVAAVPTVSKDKYIEHAKLSSVVFKGYGALKIIEAWGDNVPDGDVTSFPMAVKCAKDETVVFSTVVWPSKEVRDAGWAAIMEDPRMHPDQNPMPFDGKRLIYGGFDVILEE; from the coding sequence ATGACGTATATAGATGGTTTTGTCGCTGCAGTGCCTACTGTCAGCAAAGATAAATATATCGAACATGCTAAGTTGTCTTCTGTTGTTTTTAAGGGGTATGGTGCTTTAAAAATTATAGAGGCATGGGGGGATAACGTGCCTGACGGAGACGTAACTTCGTTTCCTATGGCGGTTAAATGCGCGAAAGATGAAACGGTCGTATTTTCAACGGTTGTTTGGCCGTCTAAAGAGGTTCGTGATGCAGGGTGGGCGGCTATTATGGAAGATCCAAGAATGCACCCAGATCAGAATCCGATGCCTTTTGACGGTAAGCGTTTAATATATGGTGGTTTCGACGTAATTTTAGAAGAATAA
- a CDS encoding CDGSH iron-sulfur domain-containing protein: MDEPVRVSNTPYATEVEAGKTYFWCACGKSAKQPFCDGSHRASSFTPVKYEASESKKVFFCGCKHTKSQPLCDGSHKSK; the protein is encoded by the coding sequence ATGGATGAGCCAGTCAGAGTTTCAAATACACCTTATGCAACCGAAGTGGAGGCAGGTAAAACCTATTTTTGGTGCGCATGTGGTAAAAGTGCTAAACAGCCTTTCTGTGATGGTTCACATCGAGCCTCTTCATTTACGCCTGTGAAATATGAAGCTAGCGAGTCTAAAAAGGTATTTTTCTGTGGTTGTAAGCATACAAAATCACAACCCTTGTGCGATGGCAGCCATAAAAGTAAATAA
- a CDS encoding succinate dehydrogenase iron-sulfur subunit, producing the protein MIDVQLYRYNPECDDVPYMQSVTLPEAFRGRMVLDALEYLRKLDPTLAYRRSCREGVCGSDGMNINGKNWLACIKPVAEAIVKSSLLVIRPLPGMPVIRDLVVDQTLFFEQYKKVQPWLITHDQNPPIERLQSPEDRAKLDGLYECILCGCCTSQCPSWWWNPQQYLGPAALLQSLRFILDSRDQARIERLSNLQDPFSVFRCRSIGNCSWVCPKGLNPMGAIGMLRRELMRDAI; encoded by the coding sequence ATGATTGATGTACAGCTCTATCGATACAACCCTGAATGTGATGATGTTCCTTATATGCAATCGGTAACGCTCCCTGAAGCGTTTCGTGGGCGCATGGTTTTGGACGCCTTAGAATACCTACGTAAATTAGATCCAACGTTGGCATACCGGCGTTCCTGCAGGGAAGGGGTTTGCGGTTCTGATGGCATGAATATTAACGGCAAAAACTGGCTAGCCTGCATAAAACCCGTTGCGGAAGCTATTGTGAAATCCAGTCTACTGGTTATAAGGCCTTTGCCGGGCATGCCTGTCATTCGTGATCTGGTGGTAGATCAGACCCTCTTCTTCGAGCAATATAAAAAAGTCCAACCCTGGCTTATCACTCATGACCAAAATCCACCTATAGAAAGACTACAGTCACCGGAGGACCGCGCTAAACTCGATGGTCTGTATGAGTGCATACTTTGTGGTTGTTGTACTTCACAGTGTCCGTCTTGGTGGTGGAACCCACAACAGTATTTGGGGCCAGCTGCATTATTGCAATCATTACGGTTTATTCTTGATAGCCGAGACCAAGCGCGTATTGAACGCCTAAGTAATCTGCAAGATCCATTTAGTGTGTTTCGCTGCCGAAGTATTGGTAATTGTTCTTGGGTGTGCCCAAAGGGCCTTAATCCCATGGGGGCAATCGGAATGCTAAGGCGCGAATTGATGCGTGACGCTATATAA
- a CDS encoding MarR family winged helix-turn-helix transcriptional regulator has product MNDPIGSKESDALKLENQLCFLLYTASRKMTSAYRPLLTELNLTYPQYLVMLVLWEYFDDVATIRSKQGLKVGVISEKIQLDNGTLTPLLKRLETQGLVTRARDLEDERVVRIGLTQAGIQLKKRAGKIPETMLCNSGLNADQFAEIYAELKVVLKKIPGMVG; this is encoded by the coding sequence ATGAATGATCCTATAGGTTCTAAAGAGAGTGACGCTCTCAAACTTGAAAATCAGCTGTGCTTTTTACTCTATACAGCATCAAGAAAAATGACGTCTGCTTATCGGCCATTATTAACTGAGCTGAATTTAACATACCCACAATATTTGGTAATGCTAGTGTTGTGGGAATATTTTGATGATGTAGCAACGATTCGTTCGAAGCAGGGGCTCAAAGTAGGCGTTATTTCAGAAAAGATTCAATTAGATAATGGTACATTAACCCCGCTACTAAAAAGGCTAGAAACGCAAGGCTTAGTCACGAGAGCAAGAGATTTAGAGGACGAGCGAGTGGTAAGAATTGGTTTAACACAAGCGGGAATTCAGTTAAAAAAGCGTGCAGGTAAAATACCCGAAACAATGTTGTGTAATAGTGGTTTAAATGCCGACCAATTTGCTGAAATTTATGCAGAATTAAAAGTGGTACTTAAGAAAATACCGGGAATGGTGGGGTAG
- a CDS encoding glutathione peroxidase: MSDTIYEIPLKKINGEEANLEQYKGKVLLIVNTASKCGFTPQFEGLEKLYKRYVDKGLVILGFPSNQFLHQDPGSNDEISEFCSLNYGVTFPMFGKIDVNGPDTHPLYATLKKSAKGLLGSEKVKWNFTKFLVNKEGQVVKRFPPTTEPSKLAPIIEELLAS; the protein is encoded by the coding sequence ATGAGTGATACTATTTATGAAATCCCGCTTAAAAAAATAAACGGCGAAGAAGCAAATTTAGAGCAATATAAAGGTAAGGTGCTTCTTATTGTGAATACCGCTAGTAAGTGTGGGTTTACGCCTCAGTTTGAAGGACTCGAAAAACTCTACAAGCGTTATGTCGATAAAGGGTTGGTGATTTTAGGTTTTCCTTCTAATCAGTTTTTGCATCAAGACCCTGGTTCTAACGATGAGATTAGTGAGTTTTGCTCGTTAAACTACGGTGTGACGTTCCCTATGTTTGGTAAAATCGATGTGAATGGACCTGATACTCATCCGCTGTATGCTACATTAAAAAAGTCTGCCAAAGGCTTGCTAGGTTCTGAAAAGGTAAAGTGGAATTTCACTAAGTTTTTGGTTAATAAAGAAGGGCAAGTAGTTAAGCGTTTTCCGCCTACGACTGAACCATCAAAGTTAGCGCCTATTATTGAAGAATTGTTAGCGAGCTGA
- a CDS encoding substrate-binding periplasmic protein, with the protein MPLLKCPVNSNTTIGVSFDVMDKITKAINCPYEAHRYPWKRLIYLMETDGIDVLSDIQPNAERAKIAYFSKPYGYQHIALFVRKGESEKYPINSLEELNQYKFLLGVRDSVDYGPEFKRMLDNPNFNTRLDWLAGPTNPKKLAGKRIDGLLMDPLAAPHVFREQGVYDKLERHPMPFLKAGQLTLMLNKNNVSPRVVKKINEAIDDLKISQQYLPMLLKYEDVMSTSK; encoded by the coding sequence ATTCCATTATTAAAGTGTCCTGTTAATTCAAACACAACAATAGGTGTGTCCTTTGATGTGATGGATAAAATCACGAAGGCCATTAATTGTCCGTATGAGGCTCACCGATACCCCTGGAAACGGTTGATCTATCTTATGGAAACGGATGGTATTGATGTGTTGTCAGACATACAACCAAATGCTGAGCGAGCAAAAATTGCTTATTTCAGTAAGCCTTACGGTTATCAACATATTGCCTTATTTGTTAGAAAGGGAGAATCAGAAAAATATCCGATTAATTCACTTGAAGAGTTAAACCAATATAAATTCTTATTAGGTGTAAGGGATAGCGTCGACTATGGCCCAGAATTTAAACGAATGCTAGATAACCCTAATTTTAACACTAGGCTCGATTGGCTAGCTGGACCTACCAACCCCAAAAAACTCGCAGGAAAAAGAATCGACGGTCTGCTTATGGACCCTCTGGCCGCGCCGCATGTATTCCGAGAGCAAGGTGTCTACGACAAGCTTGAGAGGCACCCTATGCCTTTCCTAAAAGCGGGTCAGCTTACGCTGATGCTAAACAAAAACAATGTTAGTCCGCGGGTTGTCAAAAAAATTAATGAGGCAATTGATGACCTGAAAATTAGTCAACAATATCTCCCTATGTTACTAAAATATGAAGATGTTATGAGCACCAGTAAATAA
- a CDS encoding IS3 family transposase (programmed frameshift), which produces MTKRTNKSYPDEFKQEAVALVLEQNYTVVEAAASLGVTDKILYNWVAKHKKQASGEMLSVDERAELIQLRKDNKRLQMEREIFKKGQRLLCERNEIKYSFISKLGTKYTISIACQAMQVSSSAYYAWLKKPGELINDETLRLYRRTKVLFQASRNSLGSRELVKVLRKEGFKVTRYRVIKLMKKLKLVVTQRIAYKVTTKRKHSDSVADNLLNMNFNPVGPNQVWAGDVSYLKTGEGWLYLAIVMDLYSRRIVGWHISKRMTRNLVEKALTKAHHLRKPPKGVVFHSDRGSQYTSNGFRRLLKRLNCRASMGDVGACWDNAVVERFFGSLKHDWLLKVPQPTREHMQEDVTKYMKYYNVDRLHSANADQSPIEFENSFRKVSGWS; this is translated from the exons ATGACTAAACGAACAAATAAAAGTTATCCAGACGAGTTTAAACAAGAAGCAGTTGCTTTAGTGCTCGAACAAAATTATACCGTTGTAGAGGCTGCCGCATCATTAGGCGTCACTGACAAAATCTTATATAACTGGGTCGCAAAACACAAAAAGCAGGCTTCAGGTGAAATGCTGTCAGTTGATGAACGAGCAGAACTGATTCAGCTTAGAAAAGATAATAAGCGCTTACAAATGGAGCGTGAGATAT TTAAAAAAGGCCAGCGCCTTCTTTGCGAAAGAAATGAAATAAAATATTCATTTATCAGTAAGCTTGGTACAAAGTACACCATATCAATAGCGTGCCAAGCAATGCAGGTTAGTTCATCCGCTTATTATGCTTGGTTAAAAAAACCAGGTGAATTAATAAACGATGAAACACTGCGCTTGTATCGACGTACTAAAGTTTTGTTTCAAGCAAGTCGAAACAGCTTGGGTAGTCGAGAGCTTGTTAAGGTATTACGCAAAGAAGGCTTTAAAGTAACGCGTTATCGCGTAATTAAATTAATGAAAAAACTGAAGTTAGTTGTGACCCAGCGTATTGCTTATAAAGTCACAACAAAACGAAAACATAGCGATAGTGTTGCAGACAACCTGCTAAACATGAACTTTAACCCTGTTGGGCCAAATCAAGTATGGGCTGGCGATGTAAGTTACTTAAAGACAGGTGAAGGCTGGCTTTATCTAGCCATTGTGATGGATTTATATTCACGCCGTATTGTTGGCTGGCATATATCTAAGCGCATGACGCGTAATCTAGTGGAGAAAGCACTAACAAAAGCACATCACTTGCGAAAACCTCCAAAAGGGGTGGTATTCCACAGTGATCGCGGCTCTCAATACACAAGTAATGGCTTTAGGCGTTTATTGAAAAGGTTAAATTGTCGTGCGAGCATGGGTGATGTTGGAGCGTGCTGGGATAACGCTGTTGTTGAACGTTTTTTCGGTAGTTTAAAACATGATTGGTTGCTTAAAGTGCCGCAACCAACGCGTGAACATATGCAAGAAGACGTAACAAAATACATGAAATATTATAATGTTGATCGACTACATTCAGCTAATGCTGATCAGTCGCCAATTGAGTTTGAGAATTCCTTTAGGAAAGTGTCCGGCTGGAGTTGA
- a CDS encoding DNA-3-methyladenine glycosylase I, with the protein MSTFDQIFDLALRKFNSLEALESLMPTVLDAAQLKAKSNAFYLSAMTRRIFQAGMTHSVINSKWAHFEKVFWGFDPNKLVLIDDAFMERAMQDKGLIRHWGKLQTIPINALEMKDITAEGVDFGQLLAEWDQDITQLWTYIAKRFKRMGGQSTPAFLRMVGKDTFVLTDDVVHMLMRLNVIDSKPTSKADILKVSRFFNELKDTSGKPLSYISKLMALSLN; encoded by the coding sequence TTGAGTACGTTTGATCAAATATTTGATTTGGCATTAAGAAAGTTTAACTCGCTAGAGGCGCTTGAGTCTTTAATGCCAACAGTGCTAGATGCTGCTCAGCTGAAAGCTAAGAGTAATGCCTTTTACCTATCCGCTATGACCCGAAGAATATTTCAAGCGGGCATGACTCACTCAGTCATTAATTCAAAGTGGGCGCATTTTGAAAAAGTCTTTTGGGGGTTTGATCCAAATAAGTTGGTACTGATTGATGATGCTTTTATGGAGCGAGCGATGCAAGATAAAGGGCTGATTCGTCATTGGGGAAAGCTACAAACGATCCCGATCAATGCGCTTGAAATGAAAGATATAACGGCAGAAGGTGTTGATTTTGGGCAATTGCTTGCAGAGTGGGATCAAGATATCACCCAATTATGGACGTATATCGCCAAACGTTTCAAACGAATGGGCGGACAGTCTACGCCTGCCTTTCTTAGAATGGTGGGCAAGGATACTTTTGTGCTAACCGATGATGTGGTCCACATGCTTATGAGGCTGAATGTTATTGATAGCAAGCCAACTTCAAAGGCCGATATTTTGAAGGTTAGCCGATTTTTTAACGAGCTAAAAGACACATCAGGAAAGCCTCTTTCTTATATCAGTAAACTTATGGCGCTGTCTTTGAATTAG